TCGCAGTGAACACTTCGTGGTGCCGAGAAGGCCCCCGCATCAGTCTGACTATCGGGCTTTGCTGCACCAAGGAAAGCCGAGCTTGGCCGAGCACGCACCATTCTCATCCGTCGTGGCGGGCGAAGCCCATGGGGGTCTGACTGGCTGAGACGATCGCCGCGACACCGGGGTCATAGGGCTCTTCCTCGACACCGTGCATGCGACTGCTACACCACGATGACTTCCAGGAGGTCGCGCAGCCCCTCGAAGTCGTCGCCGTTGCGGGTGTAGAGCGGGAGCCCGGCGGCGACCGCGGTCGCCGCGATCAACAGGTCGGCGGCGCAGGCACCTCGCGCTTTCCTGCCAGCGGCGATGACCGACGCGAAGACCCGGCCGTACACGCGCGACGCCTCGGCATCGAACGGGAGCGGGTCGAAGGTCGCCTCGGCTCGCTGCAGCCGGTCCTGGCGTCGTGCGCGCTCGTCCGGATCGGTTGTGGCGTGGGGACCGGCGGCCAGTTCGGCCATGGTGAGAGCGCTCACCGCCACTTCGGCGGGAAGGTGCGAGGCATCGATCGCCTCGAGATCGATCACGACGGACGTGTCGAGCAGGCCTCGCGCCACACCGGCAGGCTCAGGCACGAGGCGTCGGATCCTGGCTTGCGGCAGCGTCGACGTCGGCGCGGAACCGGCCGTAGTCGACCGGTGGTGCGGCTCTGAAGAGCGCGACCGCAGTCTCAGCGGCGACGAACCGGTGGCGGCGCAGCGGAGCCAGTTCCCCGACGGGCACGCCGTTGCGGGTGATGACGAACGACTCGCCCTGGTCGAGCTCCCGCATGATCCTGCCGCTCTCGTTGCGCAGTTGGCGTTGGGTGATCTCCCGGTGCATCGGTCCACTGTAGCATGCCGTGCTACAGGTCGCCGTGGTGGGCGGCGGCGGGGCTGTCAGCCGCCGGGCACCAGCGGCGGCAGCAGGCCGTCGGGGGCGGTGGTCGTCGAGGTGGGTTCGGCGGGCGGCGTGGTGGTCGCCGGCGCCGTGGTGTCCGTGCCGGACGGGCCGGCGGGCGCCGTGCCCCCGGCAGGCGGGGCGGCGGCGGGCGGACCGGCGGGGCCGCCGACGACGGCGTCGTCGCGCAGGTCGGCGAACAGTCCGGCGGCCTCGCTGGTCAAGAAGACGACGGAGGCCCGGCCCGCCATGCCGATGCGGCCCGGGACGACCACGTTCCGCATCCGGGCCGGGTCGATGCGCCGGGCCAGCACCGAGAGCGGCAGCAGCTTGTCGGGCGCCACGTCGAGCGATGCATGGCGGCCCAGCACGTCCATCCAGCGGCGCAGGCCGCCGTCGTCGCCCACCTCGGCGCGCAGCTTGCCGAGGGCGGCGAGGAGGAGGGAGCCGTGGTTCTCGGAGCGGCCGAAGTCGCCGCTGGCCGTGTCGTGGCGGTTGCGGGTGAAGGCCAGGGCCTGGGCGCCGTTCAGGTGGTGCCAACCCGGCTCGAAGAACGCGCCCGAGTTGCGGTCGGCCATGCGCCGGTTGACGAGCACGTCCACGCCGCCCACGGCGTCCACCATGGCGGTGAGGCCCTGGAAGCCGGTGATGACGTAGTAGTTCACCGGGAGGCCGGTCAGCCGGCGCACGGTGTCGACCACCAGCGCCGGGCCCCCGTTGGCCAGCGTGCTGGTGAGCTTGCCGTTGCCCCGGCCGGGGATCTCCACCCACGCGTCGCGCGGGATTCCGACGATGGTGCCCTCCATGGTCGCCGGGTTCACGGCGACCAGGTGGACGGAGTCCCCGTTGGCCCGGCGGACGTCCTGGCCGGGACGGGCGTCCGAGCCGATGACGAGCACGAACTGGAGCCCGGCCGGCACGGCCACCGAGCTGGTGAAGGGGATGGCGGTGGCGTAGGCCCGGCCGTCGCTGGCCTTCAGGGTGAACACGGGCCCGGAGCCGCCGCCGGCGGCGGGCACGACCGGGTCGGCCGTGGTGGGGGGCAGGGCGATGGTGGACGCGGGCAGCGCCGTCGCCTGGGTGGTCGTGGTGCTGGCCACGACCAGCTCCGCCGGTCCCGGGTCCCGCGTGGAAGCGGCGACCACCCCGGCGGCGAGGAGCGCGACGACCAGGACCGCTCCGACTCCCACCAGGACCCGCCGGTTCATGTGCGAGGCACTGTACCGCCCGGCGGCGCGAGAGCCGCCGATGCCGCCGGCGCTGCAGCTACAGCGGGGCCAGGGGCCGGTCGTGGCGGGCGGCCGCCTCCACCTCGGAATCCAGGGGCCAGGGATTGGGCAGGCACCCGTCGAGCTCCGTGCTCTGCTGCGCCATGAGCGGTGCCGCCCGCCCCGGCCGCGGGCACTGGACCGGGGGATGGGGCTGTCCCAGCAGGTGGCCGACCTCGTGGTTCACGAGCATCTGGCGGTAGGTCGCCAGGTCCCCCGTCCACTTGGGCGTCGCCTCCCGCCACCGCTCGGCGTTCAGGGCGACGACCTCGCGGCGCTGGCAGGAGTACTCGCCGTAGGTGTCGTGGGGGAGGCAGAGCCGGTCGACCTCGGGCCCCTCGGCCAGCACGATCAGGTAGGGCCCGTCGTCCCGCCGCACCAGCCGGAAGCCGGCCCGGCTCCACCCCCGCGGGTCGGACAGGGTCGCCTCCACCACCGCCTCGAACCCCGCCGTCGCCTCGTCGGACACCCGCCGCTCGATCCGGTACGCCACCTCGACCACCGGCGGCAGGGTCGTG
This window of the Acidimicrobiales bacterium genome carries:
- a CDS encoding type II toxin-antitoxin system VapC family toxin, whose amino-acid sequence is MARGLLDTSVVIDLEAIDASHLPAEVAVSALTMAELAAGPHATTDPDERARRQDRLQRAEATFDPLPFDAEASRVYGRVFASVIAAGRKARGACAADLLIAATAVAAGLPLYTRNGDDFEGLRDLLEVIVV
- a CDS encoding LCP family protein, which encodes MNRRVLVGVGAVLVVALLAAGVVAASTRDPGPAELVVASTTTTQATALPASTIALPPTTADPVVPAAGGGSGPVFTLKASDGRAYATAIPFTSSVAVPAGLQFVLVIGSDARPGQDVRRANGDSVHLVAVNPATMEGTIVGIPRDAWVEIPGRGNGKLTSTLANGGPALVVDTVRRLTGLPVNYYVITGFQGLTAMVDAVGGVDVLVNRRMADRNSGAFFEPGWHHLNGAQALAFTRNRHDTASGDFGRSENHGSLLLAALGKLRAEVGDDGGLRRWMDVLGRHASLDVAPDKLLPLSVLARRIDPARMRNVVVPGRIGMAGRASVVFLTSEAAGLFADLRDDAVVGGPAGPPAAAPPAGGTAPAGPSGTDTTAPATTTPPAEPTSTTTAPDGLLPPLVPGG
- a CDS encoding DUF3152 domain-containing protein, producing MRRWRRAVLVGGALAAAACGGGAPPEHAAARPPATTAAPAALTTATTAPAATTTAPTATTTPEPTATAPVQTTTTTGRPTPTTLPPVVEVAYRIERRVSDEATAGFEAVVEATLSDPRGWSRAGFRLVRRDDGPYLIVLAEGPEVDRLCLPHDTYGEYSCQRREVVALNAERWREATPKWTGDLATYRQMLVNHEVGHLLGQPHPPVQCPRPGRAAPLMAQQSTELDGCLPNPWPLDSEVEAAARHDRPLAPL